GCTTTGTGTCCTTGCCCCCCGGCTCGCAAGATGATCACGTGATTTTTGGGAAGAACTCAGACCGTCCTAGAGATGAGGTCCAGGAGGTTCTTTACTACCCGGCAACCAGTCACCCATCTGGGACCATGCTGGAGGTAAGCTAGGCCTAGCTTCACTTCTCCCCATAGATTTACCCTGCTGCAAATTACAAGCCTGCTGCCATCTTGGATCAGGgctctcttgaaaaagagatttgaTCTCAATGAGATTAAACCTGGATGAAGCATGGTTAAAGAACTCAAATTCATCTGCCCTCTGAACATTGTATGTAGGCCTGTAGTCAGAGTTATGTTAAAAATGTTCACAACAGGTGTTTTGCTCTGTGACCAACATCACTAATTGGATTAGAGTTGTTTTCACTGGTGAGCAGTCAGTCTGGGCAATATAACTGAGAAGGGTTATCAAACCTCTAAAATACCCCACCTAGGTATACACAATCAACATTTTCTAATTTACGATTCTCAAAGTTTAAAGTTTGAATGATAgactatcatttatttattttcacgcCTTTTATACGACAGGCTTAAGGTATTGGctgagtgtgtgttggtagggTTTGCCAGTATATTTGATGTTACAATCCCCAAAAAAAGAGAATTGAACAACAATGTAAGTCTCCATCTCTCGTCCTGCAGTGCACGTACATTCAGATCCCCCAAGCAGAACACACCCATGCTGTAGTCCTCAGCCGGCCTTCCTGGCTGTGGGGGGCCGAGATGGGGGCCAACGACAAGGGGGTCTGCATCGGGAACGAGGCTGTGTGGACCCGCGAAGCTATCGATCCAGGGGAAGCCCTGCTAGGAATGGACCTGGTCCGGTAAGCCCGGCTGACCATAGGCCAGCATACCAAACAGTAGTGTTGTTTTGGGGGCCAAGTAAATCCTAACTTCAGAATCACCTCCTGATCCGAAAGATGGAGAGACGGGCTGGTTGGCTGTATTTCCAGGTTCCTTACCGAGCGGTCTGATTGAATGACTTGTCTGGCTATGTCAGACAACATTTGATCCCAGGACCAGGAACGATAGGGTAGCACTACCCTTTGAGAATCAATTTACTAACTTCAGAATCACATCACTCAAAGTTTGGTGTGGATAATCAATGCATTGTTGTAATTGGTAAATTTGTTGAAAAGTAGATATGCTTAGTCAGCCTGTAGTCAGAAAAGCAATATAGGGCTTTGCAGTAGCAGATGTGCTACTGTAAATGTACTAGGTAGACTTCCTTCATCACAGGTTAATACTTACCTGTGTGCGTAGGGACTAGTCGTGTAAACAAAGATAGGCCCTACTGCCGAAACATTTCCATAGGAGTTTTGATTGAATCTGGCCCAAGTGTGTTTTCACTTATGTCCTAAAGCTGTCTTTACATTGTCATAAGCATAACATTTAAAGGATTGAAGTGTAAcgctgaacaaatcattttaacaGTTGGCAATGGCAGCTGCAGGTTGGTCCTGTTGTACCACTGACTGCAGtgatatagcagcagcaggacTAACCTACTCCAGGGGTTGCTGCTCTGTGGCTGACCCTATGCTGCTCTCTGGCTGGCCCTATGCTGCTACCAGCCTCACaactgtgtgtatgtggtgtcAGTGGAATAATATAAGATAGAATGTTCTATTTGATTCTATTCTACTCataatctattctattctattactATTCTGTTCCAGtatcccaaccctggtcctcgagtacccacaacagtaaacatttttattgtaaccctggacaagcacacctgattcaacttgtcaactaattatcaagccctcaatgagctgAATGAGGTGTTTGTCAAGAGctacaacaaaaaaatgtgtactgttgggggtactcgaggaccagggttgggaaacactgttctaTTCTCCAGGTATTCTGCTCTAccatattctactatattctatattcgattctactctactctacttctctctactgctctactctactctactgctctactctactcctctactctattctattgcTTGACAGCTTGGGGCTTGAGCGTGCGGACAGTGCCTGGGGGGCGGTGAGTGTGATCACTGGTCTGCTGGAGCAGCACGGCCAGGGGGGGCCATGCAGGGAGGACCCGGCGCCCTTCAGCTACCACAACTCCTTCCTCCTGGTGGACCGCAACGAGGCCTGGGTCCTGGAGACTGCCGGCAAGCTCTGGGTGGCACAGAAAATCACCGGTGAGGAAACTGCTGTAACACCGTGGGAGCTGTAGTGTGAATGGACTTTGGGGGGGGAACTGACAGTGGCACAGGAAGTTACATGGTGAGAAAATTGCTCTAACATCACTGGAGCTGTAGTATGGACATAAGTTTTGAATCAGAGGTTAGTTTTGGGTTAATCTCTGTTAAGAAGTAAAATCCCACGTAACTTGGTCAGCTGAGGGATTAATTTCTTTGTTCATACAGTCCGTGTTAGAAATTGAGAGAGACAAATATGAAGTCTCCACCCTCGCATAAAGAAATCTCTCAGCCAAAGCCCCCCCCCAACCGAAGCAGTTTTAGCACCGCCATCACCCAATCATGATACGTGCAAATAACCAACGAGGAAAACCCCAAAACCGGAACTAATGCTGCTCCTTATCTCACACCTCCCATTCAGTCTCTGCAGATTATTCAGTCTACGAGCAAAATCTACCCACAGGAGATTATTTTTGTGGTTTTACCCTTATGGTTAGGACAGTGGGGAGGGTAAGCTGTGTATATCTGTGTATATCTGAGCAACTTCTACCAGCAGCATACAACTGTGCACCCCCCGCCTGTCTTTGCTTCCCACAGAGGGGGTGAAGAACATCTCCAATGCGCTGACCATCGGGACGGATATCTCGGCTGAGCACCCAGAGCTGCGGAGTGTGGCCCAGGCCCAGGGTTGGTGGAGCGGCGAGGGAGAGTTCTGCTTCAACGAGGTGTTCAAGTCTGAAAACCCCCCCGCCAGGATGGAACTGGCCAAGAAGCGCTACAGTGGGGGCACACAGCTCCTTCAACAGCATGATGGTGAGGGAGACTATTCTTTCTATTCTAATCTAATTCAACACGTTCAACTCCTTATAACTGTAAAAACTCCCAAAATGATGTTAAAGCAGACTATTAACAACACTATACAGGTTTGGTTTGGTTGCCGTATTGCTTATACAGCTATTTTTATTACACATAATAAAGGCCTGGTATCCCCTCTTACCATTGAAAGTACGTTACATGTAACTAGCTATGTAATTTCCTGTCTCCTGCCATTTCCTCTCCGGTCGGCTTTCCCATAAAAATAGACGACTAATAACGTACTTAGACGATACATTTTCTGGGTTCCCCAGGTTCTGTGACGGCCGAGGTGATGATGTCCATCCTGAGGGACAAGCCCAGTGGGATCTGCATGGACTCTGGGGGGTTCCGCACCACTGGCAGCATGGTGTCCATCCTGCCCCGTGATCCCAGCCTGCCGTGCATCCACTTCCTCACTGCCACCCCCGACCCCTCCAGGTGCGTCACCTCACCGGCCTGGTCCCGAACGAATcactctgaccctaaccccatTGTTATCTACTCCTTGTGTTTAATCTAAATGAGCTGGATAAGTGTGAGAAATGTTTGGGAAACTCCCCCTAGCCTACCAGAGTGTGGTATGTGGTAATGTTGCTATTTTGCTGATACCTTTCCAGTTCTTTCAGATTGGCAAGAGGGACTCAACAAGGGTGTAGGAGAAGTGGCAAGGGATTGGTTTGGAACCAGGCCCAGGAACCCCTCAGGCTATCTGGAAGTGCTTCTTAAGATTCAGATTCGCTCTTTGTCTTTtatctctctatcgctctttTTCATCTTCATCATTTCCCCCTTTGGCAAAACTGCGTCTTGATAGGAgattctctgtgtctgtgtgtttcatttggtccttaccccctgccctcctcctcctaccgGACTGTCCTCTGTCCTGCCAGGTCTGTTTTCAAGCCTTTTATCTTCTCTGAGTCTGTGACCCCAGTGTCGAGGGTGATCTCCCCACAGTACGGCCCAGACGACCCGGTCAGGAAGCAGCCACGCTTCCAGAGCCAAGTGGACCGCAGGCACGACCTGTACAAGGCCCATGAGGGGGCCCTGCAGACTATGGAGACCAACCCGGTACGTGTAGAAGGGGTTAGAATGAAATATGGGTTGAATATGCCACGGCTGAATGTAATAGGCTACACTTTCATagagtatttttatttatttatttttttacattgatgAGTGTGGGTACGGACTGATGGATATTGTATTACGTACATCACCAACTTTGAACTTTTATAATTCCCTATAAACTTCACAAATTGCTGTTTGTCAGGTCTTCTCTGCTTGTGCACGTgcttgtgtgtgggggggcattCATGTGTGTatttttgcgtgtgtgtgtttctgtccctCAGGACGCAGGGAATGCTCTGACGGAGACATTGAGGATGTTGGAGGGCCAGTGTCTGACGGACATATCAGCCCTGCTCAGTGGGGAAATACCAGCAGATGAGGAACTGGGGGACCTGTTCTTTGACTGTGTGGACACGGAGCTGAAGTTCTACCAGTGAGGAGGTaagaaccgtgtgtgtgtgtgtgtgtgtgtgtgtctctcagaaGCACAGTAACCTTCTCATTACGCCAATGCTGCCTCCAATTTCTCTCTGTTACAGCGCCCTCATGTGGAGAATGCTAGTGCTTGCAGATCGGCAGGAGATGGCCCTGGGACTGTTACATCCTGTGCTCCTGTTAGATTGGCTCCCTCCCATCTCACGCATACGAACCCCCTGATGCCATTCCATCCATCATTAACACAGAATATAAATGTCTTAACGTTCCATGGGATTGGAGCATCATTATCATTTGTATCACTTTAGGGAGCAACGCTCGCCCCACATTAGTGAGTATGTGATAGACCACTACAGGAGTGTACattaccagttaaaagtttggacacacctactcattcaaaggtttttcctatttgactattttctacattgtagaataatagtgaagatgtcaaaactatgaaatagcacatggaatcatgtagtaaccaaaaaagtgttaaacaaatcattatatatttgatattcttcaaagtagccaccctttgccttgatgacagctttgcacactcctggcattctctcaaccagcttcacctggaatgcttttccaacagtcttgacggagttcccacatatgctgagcccttgttggctgcttttccttcactctgcggtccaactcatcccaaaccatcttaattgggttgaggtcgggcaattgtgaaggccaggtcatctaatgcagcactccatcactctccttggtaaaatagcccttacacagcctggaggtgtgttgggtcattgtcctgttgaaaaacaaatgatagtcccacgaagcgcaaacaagatgggatggcgtatcgctgcagcgtgctgtggtagccatgctggttaagtgtgccttcaattctaaataaatcactgacagtgtcaacagcaaagcaccatcacaactcctccatgctacacggtgggaaccacacatgcggatatcatccgttcacctactctgcgtctcacaaagacacatcgggtggaaccagaaatctcacatttggactcattagaccaaaggacagatttccaccggtctaatgtacattgctcatgtttttttggcccaagcaagtctcttcttattggtgtcctttagtagtggtttctttgcagcaatttgaccatgaagacctgattcacacaatCTGCTCTGAACAGGTGATGTTGAGATTtgttttacttgaactctgaagcttttatttgggctgcaatctgaggtgcaattaactctaatgaacttatcctctgcagcagagttaactctgggtcttcctttcctgtggcggtcctcatgagagccagttgcatcatagtgcttgatgatttttgcgactgcacttgaagaaactttcaaaattcttgaaatgttccagatggGCTGAccagtaatggactgtcattttctCTTTGCGTATTTGAGCTgtacttgccataatatggacttggtcttttaccaaatagggctatcttctgtataccacccctactttgtcacaacacaaccgattggctcaaatgcattaagaaggaaagaaattctatcaattaacatttaacaaggcacacctgttaattgaaatgaattccaggtgactacctgatgaagctggttgagagaatgccaatagtgtgcaaagctgtcatcaaggcaaagggtggctactttgaagaatctcaaatataaaatataatttgatttgttgaacaatttttggtaactacatgattccatatgtgttatttcatagttttgatgtattattctacaatgtggaaaatagtgaatataaagaaaaacccttgaatgagtaggtgttccaaactttttactggtactgtatgtatgtgactATGTGTAGATCTGTTTCACATTAAAACACCATTTGTAAAATGTGCAATTCATTGTTACAAGTGAATGGGGGTTAGTTGACTGACTGCCCCATGAGAATTAACTAATAAAATATTAGCTCTGTCTGCTGATGTGTCCTGTATTTATTAACACAGTAGTTTAAAACAAACACTGCCTTATTCAATTCAGTAATTCAGTATGTACTGACGTATTTAGTACAGTTAAGTAAAGAATTCAACAAATGTTGTACAGTTTTGTTAGTTGGGGAAATTCTAACTCCGTCCTGATGGTGGCAGTGTTGCACTTCCAATCTTATAAAATATCCTAGCTCACAGCTTCAGAAGTCACCTAACCAAAGattgtctattatattgacaagatgtttaagtgaccgctctaacaatggaaatggaaatacatgtcctcaaagattGAATACAGGTTTGAGGCGGCGAGACCAGGTGGGACCATtcagccaatgagagggcagatccGCGTTTTAACAACAGCCATAGAGATTGATAGAAGACTCATCTCTTTATCTGTTCAATTATTGTATCGGTACATTTTATTTTGCGTTGTCTGATTTATTCCAACTTATTGGAATGCCCACCCAGTTAACTACTTTAAAATAGTGGACGCCCTCAAGTtcaatgtccatgctaaaacaggtTATATCCATGATgtgtctatctatctctatggcacaactctgatataaaatctttctgtttttaatttgacGAAATGCCACGTGCATCCACTTATATTGGTGCATTCGCATAAATCTAGCAACTACGgaacttctattcgatcaaatagGCCTGACGTAGCAAATTAGAATAACATTTATTGTTGACCAAATTTGACACGCTCTCATTGACCTCACTACAAAAATTCCTCACTTCCTGGGTTTATTTTCTTTGCCAGATTTTGGGCGGAGTAAAACCTCAAGTCTTGCCTCTTGCTCTCTGACCTTACGGAGTCCCCACATCTGTTTTTCAGTGGAAACGGAAATTAGGCTGAAAATACTGTATCCGTGAAAACCGGAAACATCTGCTTTCTCCCCACCCCACTGGATAGGTATGACTGGGAAAGCTAACTAGCTGTGAAACCACAGTTTATAAACCTTTTTAtttctactataatactacaaTTTTGTTTTCAAGTCAAAGAGCTCAGTGGTAGGGTGATCAAATTTTTGAACCCTCAAAATCCAGAATGAGACGACACACAACATATGATGAAGACCTGCGAGATGCTACCAGGAGGAAAAGCGAGAAGGTAAATAATAATTTTTGTCAGTTCTTGCACATGCATTTCCAGAAGTATTGGCAATGTGACTATTTACATTTGGTGATTTAATTTATTTGCCGGTACCTTCCTGACTGGCATACTTATGTTTACATAGCCAGCCTGCTCTGAAAATgacattagctaacgttagctaatctGACGTAAaatagctaaaaaaaaaaaatagttgcTAGGAAACTCTGATCTGCTTCTAAAATATGTGGACTGGATTTTTTTATATATCATGTTTTTACAAGTTTAATTCAATGTAACGGGTATGACAACAAACTAAACTGTGTCTGACCTACCACATGCATGCACATCCGCATGCAAGCATTCCTTACTAATTCTCTCAATTACCAAACTTCAGGTTTTATTTGGAAGATGCatatattgtacattttgcaagTTAGGAAAATAATGTGGTTTGCCAAGTGGATTATTCTGTTCCATGCGCTGGCAGTCGAAatacagaacagagaacagagtgtAGGTATGAGTTTCCTCCATGTATTTCCGACACACAAAACTCAAGCCCAGCTAACTCTCTCACTTACTAtttactacatctactactacaaACCCAAGGTTAGTATTTgttgggtatgtatgggtgtctgagctgtgtgttaactTATTGAACAGATAGTTTGGTGCTTTttctttgaccccccccccccccttaaaatAAACTGatggctgtccatggtgctgaaattgtGAGGGCATCTATAGCTTTGCTTTGGCTAGTGGATAAATGTTTATTGGTAGGCCTATTTGGTAGTCATTTTCTCATAGTAAGCCTAACATTTCACAAAGCTATGCATGTTGTCGCAATGCTGCCATTTTTTAGACTGCTGACTGGTGGCAATAATGTAAATAAAGTTGGAAATTCAAACATTACAGAtggtaaaataatgtttttatgcAACAGCATACTAATCAGCTACCAATGGATTTTTTATAATATACAACTGTCCTGTATAGGCTACCTGAACCTGTATGACATGAGCCGTCCTAGTGCTCTCTCCTAGCTTGGATAGAAAGTTGTTGTGAGTAAAACCAGTCTGTTAATGCCAAATAATACAGTCAGTCCACCCTCAAAACACTAGTTTACTAGGGATTGTTTCATTATTCAGTCTACATTCTCTAGCTACAAACCCCCGTTtaagtattttattttattaggcgCCCCGTTAGCTGTTgtaaaggcagcagctactcttcctggggaccaCAGAAATAAAACATCACACCCTGCAAAACATTGTGCATCATACAAATCCACTTTACAGTAGTTTACTAGGGATTGTTTCATTATCCAGTGTATATTCTACTACTACGAACCCCA
This is a stretch of genomic DNA from Oncorhynchus clarkii lewisi isolate Uvic-CL-2024 chromosome 17, UVic_Ocla_1.0, whole genome shotgun sequence. It encodes these proteins:
- the LOC139370429 gene encoding secernin-2-like, which codes for MAEHEPPLSCDCFVSLPPGSQDDHVIFGKNSDRPRDEVQEVLYYPATSHPSGTMLECTYIQIPQAEHTHAVVLSRPSWLWGAEMGANDKGVCIGNEAVWTREAIDPGEALLGMDLVRLGLERADSAWGAVSVITGLLEQHGQGGPCREDPAPFSYHNSFLLVDRNEAWVLETAGKLWVAQKITEGVKNISNALTIGTDISAEHPELRSVAQAQGWWSGEGEFCFNEVFKSENPPARMELAKKRYSGGTQLLQQHDGSVTAEVMMSILRDKPSGICMDSGGFRTTGSMVSILPRDPSLPCIHFLTATPDPSRSVFKPFIFSESVTPVSRVISPQYGPDDPVRKQPRFQSQVDRRHDLYKAHEGALQTMETNPDAGNALTETLRMLEGQCLTDISALLSGEIPADEELGDLFFDCVDTELKFYQ